In one window of Fusobacterium perfoetens DNA:
- a CDS encoding cysteine-rich KTR domain-containing protein, whose translation MMKCEWILCPVCGSKTRNKIRKDTVLENYPLYCPKCRQERLIKVDNLKITVIKEPDA comes from the coding sequence ATGATGAAATGCGAATGGATATTGTGTCCTGTTTGTGGGAGCAAAACCCGTAATAAAATTAGGAAGGACACTGTTTTGGAGAATTATCCCCTTTATTGTCCAAAATGCAGACAAGAAAGATTGATTAAAGTTGACAACTTGAAGATAACTGTCATCAAAGAGCCAGACGCTTAA
- the tet(O) gene encoding tetracycline resistance ribosomal protection protein Tet(O) codes for MKIINLGILAHVDAGKTTLTESLLYTSGAIAEPGSVDKGTTRTDTMNLERQRGITIQTAVTSFQWEDVKVNIIDTPGHMDFLAEVYRSLSVLDGAVLLVSAKDGIQAQTRILFHALQTMKIPTIFFINKIDQEGIDLPMVYREMKAKLSSEIIVKQKVGQHPHINVTDNDDMEQWDTVIMGNDELLEKYMSGKLFKMSELEQEENRRFQNGTLFPVYHGSAKNNLGIRQLIEVIASKFYSSTPEGQSELCGQVFKIEYSEKRRRFVYVRIYSGTLHLRDVIRISEKEKIKITEMYVPTNGELYSSDTACSGDIVILPNDVLQLNSILGNEILLPQRKFIENPLPMLQTTIAVKKSEQREILLGALTEISDCDPLLKYYVDTTTHEIILSFLGNLQMEVICAILEEKYHVEAEIKEPTVIYMERPLRKAEYTIHIEVPPNPFWASVGLSIEPLPIGSGVQYESRVSLGYLNQSFQNAVMEGVLYGCEQGLYGWKVTDCKICFEYGLYYSPVSTPVDFRLLSPIVLEQALKKAGTELLEPYLHFEIYAPQEYLSRAYHDAPRYCADIVSTQIKNDEVILKGEIPARCIQEYRNDLTYFTNGQGVCLTELKGYQPAIGKFICQPRRPNSRIDKVRHMFHKLA; via the coding sequence ATGAAAATAATTAACTTAGGCATTCTGGCTCACGTTGACGCAGGAAAGACAACATTAACGGAGAGTTTATTGTATACCAGTGGTGCAATTGCAGAACCAGGGAGCGTAGATAAAGGCACAACAAGGACAGATACAATGAATTTGGAGCGTCAAAGGGGAATCACTATCCAGACAGCAGTGACATCTTTTCAGTGGGAGGATGTAAAAGTCAACATTATAGATACGCCAGGCCATATGGATTTTTTGGCGGAAGTATACCGTTCTTTATCCGTATTAGACGGAGCAGTATTATTAGTTTCTGCAAAGGATGGCATACAGGCACAGACCCGTATACTGTTTCATGCACTACAGACAATGAAGATTCCGACAATTTTTTTCATCAATAAAATTGACCAAGAGGGGATTGATTTGCCAATGGTATATCGAGAAATGAAAGCAAAGCTTTCTTCGGAAATTATAGTGAAGCAAAAGGTTGGGCAGCATCCCCATATAAATGTAACAGACAATGACGATATGGAACAGTGGGATACGGTAATTATGGGAAACGATGAACTATTAGAGAAATATATGTCAGGGAAACTGTTTAAAATGTCAGAACTGGAACAGGAAGAAAACAGGAGATTCCAAAACGGAACGTTATTTCCCGTTTATCACGGAAGCGCTAAAAACAATCTGGGGATTCGGCAGCTTATAGAAGTAATTGCCAGTAAATTTTATTCATCAACGCCTGAAGGTCAATCTGAACTATGCGGGCAGGTTTTTAAGATTGAATATTCAGAGAAAAGGCGGCGTTTTGTTTATGTGCGTATATATAGCGGAACATTGCATTTGAGGGATGTTATTAGAATATCTGAAAAAGAGAAAATAAAAATCACAGAGATGTATGTTCCGACAAACGGTGAATTATATTCATCCGATACAGCCTGCTCTGGTGATATTGTAATTTTACCAAATGATGTTTTGCAGCTAAACAGTATTTTGGGGAACGAAATACTGTTGCCGCAGAGAAAATTTATTGAAAATCCTCTCCCTATGCTCCAAACAACGATTGCAGTAAAGAAATCTGAACAGCGGGAAATATTGCTTGGGGCACTTACAGAAATTTCAGATTGCGACCCTCTTTTAAAATATTATGTGGATACTACAACGCATGAGATTATACTTTCTTTTTTGGGGAATTTGCAGATGGAAGTCATTTGTGCCATCCTTGAGGAAAAATATCATGTGGAGGCAGAAATAAAAGAGCCTACTGTTATATATATGGAAAGACCGCTTAGAAAAGCAGAATATACCATCCACATAGAAGTCCCGCCAAATCCTTTCTGGGCTTCTGTCGGGTTGTCCATAGAGCCGCTCCCTATTGGAAGCGGAGTGCAGTATGAAAGCAGAGTTTCACTTGGATATTTAAATCAATCGTTCCAAAATGCGGTTATGGAGGGGGTTCTTTATGGCTGCGAGCAGGGGCTGTATGGATGGAAAGTGACAGACTGTAAAATCTGTTTTGAATATGGATTGTATTATAGTCCTGTAAGTACCCCCGTAGACTTTCGGCTACTTTCCCCTATCGTATTGGAGCAGGCTTTAAAAAAAGCAGGGACAGAACTATTAGAGCCATATCTCCACTTTGAAATTTATGCACCGCAGGAATATCTCTCACGGGCGTATCATGATGCTCCAAGGTATTGTGCAGATATTGTAAGTACTCAGATAAAGAATGACGAGGTCATTCTGAAAGGAGAAATCCCTGCTAGATGTATTCAAGAATACAGGAACGATTTAACTTATTTCACAAATGGGCAGGGAGTCTGCTTGACAGAGTTAAAAGGATACCAGCCAGCTATTGGTAAATTTATTTGCCAACCCCGCCGCCCGAATAGCCGTATAGATAAGGTTCGGCATATGTTCCACAAGTTAGCTTAA
- a CDS encoding relaxase/mobilization nuclease domain-containing protein — MAIFKAIDKSSKKVGGSKGVLDYVGRKANQTVGILCSDNYKEAFKDFQDIKEFYNKLDDRQYKHFTHSFKPNEIDNDKALEMTVKLCKEFFPENQVFIAQHTDKAHTHNHIVVNSVNFENGEKFYYEKEQFEKWRERADELAQEYGLELVVKTDKVPEIGEVVAKSRNTREAIEKALNGEKPCDIVTAVLAYIQAGEEAKNKEDFTRILKEKGVEINWGETVKEDGSIKYRKYITLTVDEEHRTGKKPTFRLESLKEQIYHPALDTEKLREHFKNLEKQKDIEKIKEKSKENVWEKSFKERSKSNDGMEI; from the coding sequence ATGGCAATCTTTAAAGCAATAGATAAATCAAGTAAAAAAGTTGGTGGAAGTAAAGGTGTTTTAGACTATGTAGGAAGAAAAGCAAATCAGACAGTAGGAATACTGTGTTCAGATAACTATAAAGAAGCCTTTAAAGACTTTCAAGATATTAAAGAATTTTATAACAAATTAGATGATAGACAATATAAGCATTTTACACATAGTTTTAAGCCCAATGAAATAGATAATGATAAAGCTTTAGAAATGACTGTAAAATTATGTAAAGAATTTTTTCCTGAAAATCAAGTTTTTATAGCTCAACATACAGATAAAGCACATACTCATAATCATATCGTAGTAAACTCTGTAAATTTTGAGAATGGAGAGAAGTTTTATTATGAGAAAGAACAGTTTGAAAAATGGAGAGAAAGAGCAGATGAATTAGCTCAAGAATATGGACTAGAACTTGTGGTAAAAACAGATAAAGTTCCAGAGATAGGAGAAGTAGTAGCAAAATCAAGAAATACAAGAGAAGCAATAGAGAAAGCTTTAAACGGAGAAAAACCATGTGATATAGTTACTGCTGTTTTAGCTTATATTCAAGCAGGAGAAGAAGCAAAAAATAAAGAAGATTTTACTAGAATTTTAAAAGAAAAAGGAGTAGAAATTAATTGGGGAGAAACAGTTAAAGAAGATGGCTCTATAAAATATAGAAAATATATTACTTTAACAGTTGATGAAGAACATAGAACAGGTAAGAAGCCAACATTCAGATTAGAAAGTTTAAAAGAACAAATATATCACCCTGCTCTTGATACAGAAAAATTGAGAGAACATTTCAAAAATTTAGAAAAGCAAAAAGATATAGAAAAAATAAAAGAAAAATCAAAAGAAAATGTATGGGAAAAAAGTTTTAAAGAAAGAAGTAAAAGTAATGATGGAATGGAAATATAA
- the mobC gene encoding plasmid mobilization relaxosome protein MobC, translated as MKKNLSLRLDEEDYNLLETQAKLYGVTKNEFVRILIRRNMLGDIQELNENLKAIYRLKIGIGNSLNQIARKCNSKTISDFREIQRELDELWQSLKQ; from the coding sequence ATGAAGAAAAATTTATCGTTAAGACTAGATGAAGAAGATTATAATTTGCTTGAAACTCAAGCTAAATTATATGGAGTAACAAAGAACGAATTTGTAAGAATTTTAATAAGAAGAAATATGCTAGGAGATATTCAAGAACTAAACGAGAATTTAAAGGCTATTTATAGATTAAAAATAGGTATTGGAAATAGCCTTAATCAAATAGCTAGAAAATGTAATAGTAAAACTATATCTGATTTTAGAGAAATTCAAAGGGAGCTTGATGAACTATGGCAATCTTTAAAGCAATAG